The Balneola vulgaris DSM 17893 DNA window GAACTTTTCCTTTATAAGGTTCAGGTATATTCGAAACGTTGGTATCAGTGATACAATGATTAAGTGCTTCTTTTAAAAGGGTACTCACAGAGTAAGTTGATTTAAATTTTGTTGGTTGAACCGCGTTCAATAAGAACAGGGTCGATAGTTTGTTGAAGTGCTTTTTGAGCAGGGTTTTTAATGATTTCACCCAAACGCTGCGTGGCTTTAACACCTATAGTATGCATCTGCTGATCTACCGTGGTAAGATCAAGATACTTCGATAACTTAATATTATCGTAGCCCATTAATGCGATATCGTCTGGTACTGATAATCCCAGTCCATTGAGGGCATGAATAGCTCCAAGTGCTTGGGTATCGTTTGAACAGAATAAGGCTTCCGGCATTTCGCCTTGATTGTGCAATAAATGAATGGCTTCAAAGCCCGCTTCTTCAGTTAAGCCACCGTGTTTTGAGGATTTACCAGTTATAAAAAAACGATCCTCTATTTCAATTCCATTCGATTGTAGGGCATCTTTAAAACCTTTTTCACGAGCTATTGCTGCACGGTTTTTAGTGAATGCTCGAATCATTCCTATTTTCTTGAAGCCTTTTTTAACCAGATGCTCGCCCGCTATAAAACCACCATGATAATCGTTCATCATAAAGTAGTTGTAGGCCGGATGATGAGAATTAACGAGAACTACTGGGGTTTGGGTAGCTTGAACCAATTCATGGATATCCGTCGTTACTTCAATCGAAAGAATAATCAGTGCATCGGCGGTTCCGCGATCAAAAAATGAAGGCACGGCATCTTCAGGATTACGTGAGCCTGTATTGTAGATGATGATATCTAAATCCATTTTCATGAGTTCATCCTTCACTCCCTTCAATACCTCGTTGAAGTAAGGGGTTGTGAATGATGGAACAGCAATAGCTAGCATCTGAGGTTCTTTTCGAGCTAGCTTCCTCGCATTCGCTTGGGGTCGAAATTTCAGTGACTTGATCGCATCATCTACTTTATCTCTGGTTTCCTGAGAAACATTCGGCGATTTATTTAAAACACGCGACACCGTAGAAATAGCCACTCCAGCCTGATTGGCTACTTCATAAATCGTAATTTTTTTATTCATGCAATATTGATATCAAGTCGGTAATAGTCGTTATTGAACTTAAACAAGAATAACTTCTAAGAAATAATTTATCTGCAAAAGATAATGATCTTTTCCTAAGATGTATTCTGTTGATAAAATTTTCAAATGCAATCGGGAACTTTTAACACTTGGTTTGTGATTTTAGCTCATATCTATGACAAACTTAATGAACCTCCCATTTTCCTTAATTCGCCCTTTCTATGAAAAGACCTCATTCCAC harbors:
- a CDS encoding LacI family DNA-binding transcriptional regulator — encoded protein: MNKKITIYEVANQAGVAISTVSRVLNKSPNVSQETRDKVDDAIKSLKFRPQANARKLARKEPQMLAIAVPSFTTPYFNEVLKGVKDELMKMDLDIIIYNTGSRNPEDAVPSFFDRGTADALIILSIEVTTDIHELVQATQTPVVLVNSHHPAYNYFMMNDYHGGFIAGEHLVKKGFKKIGMIRAFTKNRAAIAREKGFKDALQSNGIEIEDRFFITGKSSKHGGLTEEAGFEAIHLLHNQGEMPEALFCSNDTQALGAIHALNGLGLSVPDDIALMGYDNIKLSKYLDLTTVDQQMHTIGVKATQRLGEIIKNPAQKALQQTIDPVLIERGSTNKI